The following nucleotide sequence is from Trifolium pratense cultivar HEN17-A07 linkage group LG2, ARS_RC_1.1, whole genome shotgun sequence.
TGTGCCTCATCACCAGCTTCTTCTCTGATACGGGAGGTCATAAAATATGCTTCGAGTATTTCAACATGCAGAGCAGTGTACTTGCATGTAATTTCTTTCAATATCTCGGCAATCAATTTATACAAGAAAATGTCTTTCAAGTGTGTTCGAAGACTGCAGGGATTTTACTTTATCAATGGCCAACATTatgattcatttttatttgtccACTACGTAAATGGGGGACGGTCTCCTTGCTCACCATTGTAAGTGATATATCTTTCAAATTTTATGCCTTCTTGATTTGCGATTTGAAAGAATGTTGTGATATAGATAGTGTAAAGTTATTGTAGTATTACTCCTTAACTGGTATATGCATATTTGACTTAAtgtgtaaaaaatattgtttcaatGTTGTAATATCTATGCAATTGTCAAAATGATTATTGACATTGGATATACGCCTTCTAGCTGGGTTTCAGTTTCCGAATTTATTGGACTTTAACAGTGCTGTATATTTGTGCCATATGCATAGCTTTTGTGTGCTTctttttatctataaaaaaatgtaaattatttacaaaattttaattttcatttcacATTTCAGAGAGCTTTTGTCTGTAATCGTAAGCTACATGAAGAGTGGCTTTAAGGCAGTGGCTGCAAAGCTGTGCAAGAACGAAGTAAGGAAAATCTCAAGGTGGGAAAAGTGTAAAGAAAGTCATTCTCTTGTCTCACTCTCAACAATACCCAACAAAAGAAATGTGGCAGTCGAGTGTAATGGTAGTgagtttgtgtaatttttttcgTGTTAGTTTTCTGTTTCCTGTATTATTCAACCTCACGTATAATTCTCTCTAGAAAGGTGCCAAAATTGTACTTACTATATGTAACTATTCTGTCAGAATAAGTTTCCTCAATGCAATCCAGagatgaaaccaaaaatgtagGTCACACATACATATTGTAAAAAAgcattttaacaaattattttaGACCACGGGTTGGCTCCCATTCTGCTACGTAGAAGATAATACTGATAATTAAGCGTGTGCAATAATAACTTGTGATTCTGTTGGTTATTGTCAGCAGGATCTGTTAATTGGCAGAAGTTCTAGTACTAGGAGTAGGACAGTCAGATTACATAATCAGGACCCATGACCCTGGTTCATTCAGAGGGTTCAAACTTTTCAGTTCTTGGACCTCTTCTTGCTCTAGTggtgcaaaataaaataaaatttaagggctcaaaaatgcaaaatatatagagatatatgttcatttttttagtttagGGGGGTACTTGAACAGTACTTTGTTGGAATTGGCTTTCAAGGCCATGATCATGCGTATACatcaattataatttataactatAGTCACATGTGTGATTGCTTGATAGTTAAGAAGTTTTACATACAGTCGTTGCATCAAACTAACCTATGCTTTTTAGAGTTTCATTGATATGCATTATGGGTGTAAAACATTTTAAAGAGTATGCACTGTAATGCATGTTTAAACAGCCATCCAATTAaattcaattatcaattatccTATGCTTTGTAGAGTTTAATTGACATGTAATATGTGTTTTGAATTTGATCTGTTGTCTCTGCAAATGAGGTTTTACATGTGCATATCCATTACACACTTATAATTATAGATCATTTAAGTAAAAAGATTTTTCTGCTATAGCTTAAACGTTTGTACAAAGGGTACCGTGTAAATATAGAAAATCATAGTGTACTTGTGTTGTGGTACGTGAACTGAAGTTTATGTAAACGTACTTGAACTGAGTTTATATAAACATAGTTGAACTAAATTTGTGTACTGTGACAtcttataagtataaaaaaagtCTAGAAACTCAAAATTTACGTGCAACATTGAATTTACATAAATGTACTTGACACATAGATACATAAGATGAATAGATACATAAATCTAAGCATATATACAACAAAATCCAAAAGGGCAAAGGTAAGTTAAAATTTGACTCTTGAACTAGAAAACATGATGAATAAaaacaccttttttttttaactagacAACATCATACACAATGTAGTTTATggattttaaataaatagtcTCGCATCGAAGTGTATatgaaaaatgaataataaGGAAGCAACATACGACAATTAGTTGCAACCTAAAAGACTTAAGAGAACAAAACTAATTTTAATCGTGTTGgtattttagttttgttttgacGAAAAAATCAAGATCAAACTTGGAAGGAACAactatttcttttgaaaatacaAGATCAAACTCTTTCTCTTGAGAATAGAAGATCAAACTATTAAACTGGcagtttttttatgaaatatgaaTACATTGTGTAGaacattgaaaatttgaaatagaaaaaataagagtCAAATGGATCTAAGAAAATACAACATTAAACACAAGAAAAGTGTCATCCTTAAGAAAACAATACTAGTATCTAATAAATCAATGTACCAGAATATTTTAAATAgataaaacataatttacttACACATAGAAATCTATTAATGAGACTCAATGAAAAATAAATCCCATGATAAAAATTGAACTTTCTATGCTACTCGAACATTCTGAATTCATAACCATAATATTCATAATCATATGGGGATGAAAGAGGTGCAATTAGAGAAAAAGATGCAATTTTAGGAAGAGATGGAATTTTAGGAAGAGATGCAATTTTAGTAAGATGATTAACCGCGTCTAGAAAGGAGTCGTGCCTGGACATGTCTGATGTCGGATTGCCACCATAAACATCTCTTGAGTCCTCTTCAGCAGCAGCCTCGATATCCATTTTTATTTCGTTACCCTCATTTGACTCAAGATCATCACCAAGTTCAATATTTTCTTCATGTCCTATGTCGAGTGGATTCAACACTTCTACAACATCAAAATCTAGAACATTGCCAAAAGATCTGACCTTTGAAATTAGTGAACTGTCATTGGAAGCTATTGTAACAACAATGTCGTCACTAAGAAGATCACGTTCAACATCATCCAGCAATATTCGGACATCCATTTCAACAGAAGAGGATGGATTCTCTGAGTCCATTATTTTTTCGGGAAGTTCATGTTCAATGACTCCAACCAAATTGTTCTGAGAGTTAGAAAGACGGAGTCCGGGCTGTTTTATTTGATCCAAGTTACTTGGGCCCCTCGAATCAGCTCCAAAACAATATATTCTTTCTGTTGAAGGTAACGTGGAAATAAAAGTCGACTTTAGATACCAAAACACGGATTAATAAATATGCTAAAGAAACTAATAAGTTACTTCAAGTTCATTATGAAGCAATGTTTAGATGTTGTGCATAGACATAACTTGCATATTGAAATAATGACGAAATTGACATATTAAAACAGTGATGCAATTGTACCTGGACTGGAGGAAGGCGCTTTGCAGGAAACGCTATCTAAAGTAATGACAAAAGGATCGTTGTGCTCAATCGTAAATGAAGGTGACGGGGACGAATGAGGAGATCCCGTGTTCTGAAAACGAGTAGTTGCTGATCCTTTGCCATTGTCAGGTTTCTCAAAAGCAGCGAATCGTGTACCAAAATAAGGTGAATCCAATATTATCTCTGGCTGTCTGCTTAATAGTTTAAGATGTGAACTGCACTGGATGAGTTTTGCAAAATGTTTGGCCAACAGTCCTTGTTCACATTGCAAAAAATGCAtcctacaaattaaaaaattacaagatGAAGTTCCCAAACATAACGGCCTAGTAAATtgaaaagagtgtgttgctagcacttcAAAAACGAGTCATCTAAAGACCACAAATtctatataacaaaattaactTGACTAGTGTTCATCAATGATTTCAATTTCGGTAAGTTATATTGCTCATATTTGATAGTATTGTCAACATCCCATTTGGAAATCGGTCTATAATATTTTACAAAGGTTAAATGCCAGTTCTCCTACTCCATTTATGATAAACCAACAAACATTGTACTTTTCAATCtctatgaatgaatgaaagttGAGCACATATCCACATATCATATGACATACCTGTGTTTGCTAGCCTGCTGATCACCGGTAAAATCTTTTGTTGTTTCCCACTTTGTGCTCTTTCTAGGTAGAGGATCAGCCTCCCTAAAGAAGCAAGGCTCTCTAGCAACCTGCGTTagacaaaatattattcaagTGTTTGCATGTAGAAAAACTATTCAAGTAGCTAACATACAGAGAAAGTAACTTACAACTAAAGTCAATGTGCTAGGTCCTTCCTCGGGACAATTTGCTTGAAGTGCGGTTATATTTGACCACGGAATTTCTATTTTCCTTTTCAAATTGCCTTCAAGAACTTCCCATACAAGCTTCTCCGTGGCATAGTAACACTTTGCCACTAAGTCACCCTCAAATTTTGATTTATACTGCAATAAAGACAATATCAACATGAGTTAAATTAATTGAAACAATATAAATTTCCCAAAACACAAACTGCGTGTAGAATCTTGAATGTACCTCCCATGAACCGATTTTTAAAAGGATAGCCGGGAAATTTGAAGCCTTCAGCTTTACCGCAGGAGCTCGGCTCTCTTTTTTTGATCTCGATCGAGAGTTTGAAGTATCGTCTGTTTCATATGCACTAACCGTATTCCTTTGAGACATCATCATTTGCAGAATTTCTAAAAGCGAATTGCTCTTCTTAAGACTTAAACCCAAAGGGCCAGGCTCGTTATGTATACTATTGTCTGGCGAAAGAGATGAAGCACTCGACTGCTAAACAATACAAAAAACCATAAACAGTGAGAACAAAGAATGTCACAGAGGATCTAAACAAAAGGgaacattattaataa
It contains:
- the LOC123909914 gene encoding histone acetyltransferase MCC1, with product MVNPKGSSQSKICYRPIRPSDFDVLERIHGRLFPIRYESTFFQDVVHGREIVSWGAVDLSRPNGQSDELIGFVTARIVLAKESEIVDLLGYDSAKSDQTLVYVLTLGVVEAYRSLGIASSLIREVIKYASSISTCRAVYLHVISFNISAINLYKKMSFKCVRRLQGFYFINGQHYDSFLFVHYVNGGRSPCSPLELLSVIVSYMKSGFKAVAAKLCKNEVRKISRWEKCKESHSLVSLSTIPNKRNVAVECNGSEFV
- the LOC123904733 gene encoding uncharacterized protein LOC123904733; the protein is MASTIRNVRSENIDDHVDQPLHKRLKSSASSLSPDNSIHNEPGPLGLSLKKSNSLLEILQMMMSQRNTVSAYETDDTSNSRSRSKKESRAPAVKLKASNFPAILLKIGSWEYKSKFEGDLVAKCYYATEKLVWEVLEGNLKRKIEIPWSNITALQANCPEEGPSTLTLVVAREPCFFREADPLPRKSTKWETTKDFTGDQQASKHRMHFLQCEQGLLAKHFAKLIQCSSHLKLLSRQPEIILDSPYFGTRFAAFEKPDNGKGSATTRFQNTGSPHSSPSPSFTIEHNDPFVITLDSVSCKAPSSSPERIYCFGADSRGPSNLDQIKQPGLRLSNSQNNLVGVIEHELPEKIMDSENPSSSVEMDVRILLDDVERDLLSDDIVVTIASNDSSLISKVRSFGNVLDFDVVEVLNPLDIGHEENIELGDDLESNEGNEIKMDIEAAAEEDSRDVYGGNPTSDMSRHDSFLDAVNHLTKIASLPKIPSLPKIASFSLIAPLSSPYDYEYYGYEFRMFE